The following proteins come from a genomic window of Amphiura filiformis chromosome 16, Afil_fr2py, whole genome shotgun sequence:
- the LOC140136427 gene encoding uncharacterized protein: MPDLQDNELPIINYNAFVSLTSLRRLNFTNNAIKSQFKLPSSLTNLFGGFNNLTNIFGMFNGSFNLSVIHLEGNQISSIPKGTFASCHKLTTLYLSQNNIQDLSRGSFLGLKNLRVLDIYDIQMATIKADLFREIRQTIHTLSFSVKGLTDIEPGALNFSLLYLHIGKIGKMHFFPGGIFTPSKGGDIDFGDCTISSGVYADEKITDISPRAFDGIRMVKKLSLRGHRIKHLPPDLFRNIDFFAIRLSNNLLEDLPDGFLRSSPNLTDLSLYGNRLKCISNKTFMGLRSLKRLYLFGNQITEIPPLTFYETNLEELYIFGNNITSISKEALRTHECTLQIVHLYYNCLEVIEEGAFDCTAESRCSVYYSKSCLSETPHFPSYVRMFGVGDHVNARLPYLSELRFFGFQCEPPYCIPCKPGTFGDRVHNCLTCPAGGYYQERSGQVSIETEGIGCDLCTNGTFVSPNQAPGTRPSNCQVCPIGTNKNMFAGFRACPCLDGYYRKDRFGPCMPCPKDGINCSHEFQKLKPGFWWTWEFSLNKSAHNQDQNPSIEYKAFVTNLLTYNRSYDTTSTKFDGALPKPYPCLRGIDSCPALNGIDGSCGEGYEGWLCSRCSSDYYSWFEYCIRCPPIWHLILEALCVFILVCIVASITIRDVRRQSDASRSLVDILVARFKIVLGYYQITGAIFTSLHNIHWPQEIMDLATVFRVFEFNIFKLIAKPSCFIDKLELNIYNEFVLGLIFCCLVLILPCIIYLCRWLYLQIKLSKYDRNVNREKVKNYLKHLRSKCYLFIVLVLFITYLSLCDVILSLMPVACQEFCVDENNFDCRQRLRSDYSIDCQTQKHKDFIKAAYFALLYVVGYPLVVFIVTLKNSPRKLKEAPVDQEHEDDNESNCTEEFTMDEDDDEFVTGRENHLDDVSNIVVENEETESMTAEETPRVSKICTQTQMNNHSLKYPLYIRFLCENYKPEYWYWEMVELVRKVLQTTLVVLYGSGDPFYLGVTIALSVIFLTSHAYFKPMKDSFEHWLQMTSLVAIFLNLLCAEVLLVPLTDPSGHRQTAMAVFVILLNMLVVLLAVGNSILILWRSVKQHGRNGMCTCRNCLTIVTGLLSSASNVSGHVRPNNRNPNHDTIQNPVAV; this comes from the exons aTGCC TGATCTACAGGATAACGAATTACCAATCATCAACTACAATGCATTTGTTTCTCTAACAAGTCTTAGAAGATT GAACTTCACAAATAATGCAATCAAATCACAGTTCAAGCTACCGTCATCACTGACGAATTT GTTTGGTGGATTCAATAACTTGACAAACATCTTTGGCATGTTTAATGGATCATTTAATTTGAGCGTTAT ACATCTTGAAGGAAACCAAATCTCTTCAATTCCAAAAGGGACTTTTGCTTCTTGTCACAAATTAACTACTCT GTACCTATCACAAAATAACATACAAGACCTTAGTCGGGGATCCTTCTTGGGGTTGAAGAACTTGCGAGTCCT TGATATATATGACATACAAATGGCTACAATCAAGGCAGACCTGTTTCGTGAAATTCGACAAACAATCCACACGCT GAGCTTCTCTGTTAAAGGACTTACGGATATTGAGCCTGGGGCATTGAATTTTTCATTACTATACCT GCACATAGGCAAGATAGggaaaatgcatttttttcccgGTGGAATATTTACTCCATCTAAGGGTGGTGACATTGACTTCGGCGACTG CACAATTTCGTCTGGTGTGTATGCAGATGAGAAAATCACTGATATTTCACCAAGAGCCTTCGATGGAATTCGAATGGTAAAAAAACT TAGTTTGCGTGGTCACAGAATAAAACATCTACCACCAGATCTGTTtagaaacattgatttttttgctAT CCGATTGAGTAACAATCTTCTAGAAGATTTACCCGACGGATTTCTACGATCATCACCTAATTTGACGGATCTCAGCTTGTATGGAAACCGGCTGAAATGTATCTCCAACAAAACGTTTATGGGATTAAGAAGTCTGAAGAGATT GTATCTGTTTGGGAATCAAATAACTGAAATCCCCCCGTTGACGTTTtatgagacaaatttggaagaatt GTATATATTTGGAAATAATATTACTTCAATAAGCAAAGAAGCACTACGAACACACGAATGTACGCTTCAAATTGT TCATCTTTACTACAACTGTTTAGAAGTTATTGAAGAGGGAGCATTTGATTGCACAGCAGAAAGTAGATGCAGCGT ATATTATTCTAAGAGCTGCTTGTCTGAAACACCTCATTTTCCATCTTACGTTAGAAT GTTTGGCGTTGGAGATCACGTTAATGCTCGATTACCTTATCTGTCTGAGCTAAGGTTCTTTGGTTTTCAATGTGAACCACCATATTGTATTCCATGCAAACCAGGTACCTTCGGTGACCGTGTTCACAACTGTCTTACTTGTCCAGCAG GTGGGTATTATCAGGAACGTAGTGGTCAAGTGTCGATAGAAACGGAAGGTATTGGCTGTGACCTTTGTACAAATGGTACTTTTGTCTCTCCTAATCAAGCTCCTGGAACACGACCATCAAATTGTCAAGTATGTCCGATAGGAACCAACAAAAATATGTTCGCAGGATTCCGCGCCTGTCCATGTTTAGACGGATACTACAGAAAGGATAGATTTGGTCCATGTATGCCTTGTCCAAAGGACGGCATTAATTGCTCTCACGAGTTTCAAAAGTTGAAGCCAGGATTTTGGTGGACATGGGAATTTTCGTTGAACAAGTCGGCCCACAATCAAGATCAAAATCCTAGCATCGAATACAAAGCATTTGTTACAAACTTGTTGACATATAATAGGAGCTATGACACAACAAGCACTAAGTTTGACGGTGCGCTTCCAAAGCCATATCCGTGCCTGCGAGGTATTGACTCTTGTCCAGCTTTAAATGGAATTGATGGATCTTGTGGAGAAGGTTATGAAGGATGGCTTTGTTCCAGATGTAGCAGTGACTACTACTCATGGTTCGAATATTGCATTAGATGCCCACCAATCTGGCATTTGATTCTTGAGGCTTTAtgtgtatttattttggtatgcaTTGTGGCTTCAATCACGATTCGGGATGTTAGAAGGCAGTCCGATGCAAGTCGTTCCCTGGTAGACATCCTTGTCGCTCGATTTAAAATTGTTCTTGGTTATTATCAGATAACTGGTGCTATATTCACTTCACTTCATAACATTCATTGGCCACAGGAAATCATGGATCTAGCAACTGTGTTCAGGGTATTCGAGTTCAACATATTCAAGCTAATAGCTAAACCTAGTTGCTTTATAGATAAACTTGAGTTAAACATCTACAATGAGTTCGTTCTTGGGTTGATTTTTTGCTGTCTTGTTCTTATTTTGCCATGTATTATCTACTTATGCAGGTGGCTTTATCTCCAGATTAAACTTTCTAAGTACGACAGAAATGTAAATCGGGAAAAAGTGAAAAACTACTTGAAACACTTGCGGTCAAAGTGTTACTTGTTTATAGTACTGGTGCTGTTCATCACTTACTTGAGTTTGTGTGACGTGATTTTGTCTTTAATGCCGGTAGCTTGTCAGGAATTCTGTGTTGACGAGAACAATTTTGACTGTAGGCAACGATTACGATCAGATTATTCAATTGATTGCCAGACACAGAAACACAAGGACTTCATCAAGGCAGCTTACTTTGCTCTACTATACGTCGTTGGATACCCTTTAGTTGTCTTCATCGTTACTTTAAAGAACTCTCCTCGCAAGTTGAAAGAAGCCCCGGTAGATCAAGAACATGAAGATGACAATGAATCCAATTGCACGGAAGAATTCACGATGGATGAGGATGACGATGAGTTTGTAACTGGTAGAGAAAATCACCTTGATGATGTATCAAATATCGTTGTGGAAAATGAGGAGACGGAGAGTATGACAGCAGAAGAGACACCACGTGTCTCTAAAATTTGTACCCAAACGCAGATGAACAATCACAGTTTAAAGTATCCTTTGTATATCCGATTTCTCTGCGAGAATTACAAACCAGAGTACTGGTATTGGGAGATGGTGGAATTGGTACGTAAAGTGTTGCAGACAACTCTTGTAGTTCTGTATGGTTCTGGAGATCCTTTTTACTTAGGAGTGACTATAGCTCTATCAGTAATATTCCTCACCAGTCATGCATATTTCAAACCAATGAAGGATAGCTTTGAACATTGGCTGCAGATGACTTCACTGGTAGCCATCTTTCTCAACTTGCTTTGTGCTGAGGTTTTACTGGTTCCACTTACAGACCCATCAGGACACCGACAAACAGCGATGGCTGTATTCGTTATTCTACTCAACATGTTGGTTGTTCTCCTTGCTGTGG GTAACTCAATTCTGATTTTATGGCGGTCAGTGAAACAACATGGGCGTAATGGAATGTGCACCTGTCGAAATTGCTTGACAATTGTTACGGGACTACTTTCCAGTGCTTCAAATGTTAGTGGCCATGTACGTCCAAATAATCGAAATCCCAACCATGACACGATACAAAACCCAGTTGCAGTTTAG